From Ancylobacter pratisalsi, one genomic window encodes:
- a CDS encoding zinc-dependent alcohol dehydrogenase, translating into MRAVRLHGAGDLRVEEVPYPGAPAPGWVRLTVSAAGICGSDIHNFRTGQWISRAPSTAGHELTGVVAEVGEDVEGLDVGATVVADSRFWCGACAACRAGRHHLCERLGFIGEACDGGFAEEVVLPARLLLPVSADIDPAVAAMAEPLAVALHAVKRLAPRAGEPVLVVGCGPIGGLAALVLAHRHDGPVLVADRNRARARLVAEVTGARVVAIDAGDIRGALDGRLPAAAIEATGSTAALGHLMGVMDGDGRIALVGIFHGRLDLDPNLLVERELAMIGCHAFTDELGAAVALLPTLHTALTRLIDRQIGLIDLPDAYDRLIAGDTQGLKVIVRPGRA; encoded by the coding sequence ATGCGGGCGGTTCGACTTCACGGTGCAGGCGACCTGCGCGTCGAGGAGGTGCCCTATCCGGGCGCCCCGGCGCCGGGATGGGTGCGGCTCACGGTCAGCGCCGCCGGCATTTGCGGGTCGGACATCCATAATTTCCGCACCGGGCAATGGATCTCCCGCGCGCCCTCCACCGCCGGCCACGAGCTGACGGGCGTCGTCGCCGAGGTCGGCGAGGATGTCGAGGGCCTCGATGTGGGCGCTACGGTGGTGGCCGATTCGCGCTTCTGGTGCGGTGCGTGCGCGGCGTGCCGGGCGGGCCGGCATCATCTGTGCGAAAGGCTGGGCTTCATTGGCGAGGCCTGCGACGGCGGCTTCGCGGAGGAAGTCGTGCTGCCGGCGCGCCTGCTGCTGCCGGTGTCCGCCGACATCGATCCGGCGGTCGCGGCCATGGCCGAGCCGCTGGCGGTGGCGCTGCATGCGGTGAAGCGGCTGGCGCCCCGGGCCGGCGAGCCGGTGCTGGTGGTGGGCTGCGGCCCCATAGGCGGGCTTGCCGCGCTGGTGCTGGCGCACCGTCATGACGGGCCGGTGCTGGTCGCCGACCGCAACCGCGCGCGGGCGCGTCTGGTGGCCGAGGTGACGGGCGCGCGGGTGGTGGCCATCGACGCCGGCGACATCCGTGGCGCGCTGGACGGGCGCCTGCCCGCCGCCGCCATCGAGGCGACCGGTTCCACCGCCGCGCTAGGGCATCTGATGGGGGTGATGGACGGCGACGGGCGGATCGCGCTGGTCGGCATCTTTCACGGCCGTCTCGACCTCGACCCGAACCTGCTGGTCGAGCGCGAACTGGCGATGATCGGCTGCCATGCCTTCACCGACGAGCTTGGAGCGGCGGTGGCGCTGCTTCCCACGCTCCACACCGCCCTCACGCGCCTGATCGACCGCCAGATCGGCCTCATCGACCTGCCCGATGCGTATGACCGCCTGATCGCCGGCGACACACAGGGTCTCAAGGTCATCGTGCGGCCGGGCCGGGCATGA